Proteins encoded by one window of Salvia splendens isolate huo1 chromosome 5, SspV2, whole genome shotgun sequence:
- the LOC121802439 gene encoding transcription factor bHLH30-like: MCDNNNNKENQENISHGIHILTDNIEGFQIQDQNQNLNTTIPQDMQHHNTTTVTDAYINGLNGAAAAYADVPQILPWALNPTFLLPPTQQGGLFGRRPSGLQFGYEGEHHLRFLTESLGQVVHPGSSAAPFGLHAELQKMTAQEIMDAKALAASKSHSEAERRRRERINNHLAKLRSLLPSTTKTDKASLLAEVIQHVKELKRQTSLIAETSPVPTETDELTVDREPDEEGRPVIKASICCEDRSDLLQDLIKTLKALRLRTLKAEITTLGGRVRNVLFITGDDESTSCDEQSISSIHEALKAVMEKGGEESGSGSVKRQRTNINIL, encoded by the exons atgtgcgacaacaacaacaacaaagagAATCAAGAAAACATTTCTCATGGGATCCATATCTTAACCGATAACATTGAGGGTTTCCAAATTCAAGACCAAAACCAAAATCTCAACACTACTATCCCTCAAGATATGCAGCATCACAACACTACCACAGTCACAGATGCATACATAAATGGTCTAAATGGAGCTGCCGCGGCCTATGCCGACGTCCCACAGATCCTACCGTGGGCCCTCAACCCGACGTTCCTCCTCCCACCGACGCAGCAGGGCGGGCTCTTCGGCAGGAGGCCGTCGGGGCTGCAGTTCGGGTACGAAGGCGAACACCACCTGAGGTTCCTCACGGAGTCATTAGGGCAGGTGGTGCACCCCGGCAGCAGCGCCGCCCCCTTCGGCCTCCATGCCGAGCTGCAGAAGATGACGGCGCAGGAAATCATGGATGCCAAGGCCCTCGCGGCGTCCAAGAGCCACAGCGAAGCGGAGAGAAGGAGAAGGGAGAGAATCAACAACCATCTTGCTAAGCTCCGAAGCTTGCTCCCTAGCACCACCAAA acAGACAAAGCCTCACTCCTTGCTGAAGTGATCCAGCACGTGAAGGAGCTGAAGCGGCAGACATCCCTAATAGCCGAGACAAGCCCCGTCCCGACCGAAACAGACGAGTTAACCGTGGATAGAGAACCGGACGAGGAGGGTAGACCGGTTATCAAGGCGTCGATCTGCTGCGAGGACCGGTCGGACCTCTTGCAGGATCTGATCAAGACGCTGAAAGCCCTCCGCCTGCGAACGCTCAAAGCGGAGATCACGACGCTTGGTGGGAGAGTGAGGAATGTGTTGTTCATAACCGGAGATGATGAATCTACTAGCTGTGATGAGCAATCGATAAGCTCAATTCATGAGGCTCTTAAAGCGGTGATGGAGAAGGGTGGTGAAGAATCCGGTTCAGGGAGTGTCAAGAGGCAAAGAACCAATATCAATATCCTTTAA